The following are encoded in a window of Mycolicibacterium tusciae JS617 genomic DNA:
- a CDS encoding heavy metal translocating P-type ATPase gives MTDQPKDRSTAVLDVRGMQWASQQNRITAVLGRRPGVLQVDANAVAQTATVVFDPRVTSLAQLRDWVRDCGYHCAGQSVPHHVCDPMDEPDPPPTRAHPTGQAGHDHAVAVADGHTGHEAQAGTDAVRAPQEMMGHGGHAGASMDDMVRDMRNRFLVAAVLSIPILLWSPIGRDVLGFTTAAPFGLRDDVFSLLLSIPVVFYSAWIFFDGAYRALKARTLDMMVLVAVAVGTGWLYSLVITVTGGGEVFYEAATVLTAFVLLGHWFEMRARGGANDAIRTLLELAPPMAVVLRDGEPTEIPTAEVVVGDLLLIRPGGKIPVDGTVEEGNSEIDESMVTGESLPVTKAPGSAVIGASINTTGTLRVRATKVGSDTVLAQIVAMVQEAQNSKAPGQRLADRAAFWLVFVALIGGTGTFLVWLLAGESVQMALLFAITVVVITCPDALGLATPTAIMVGTGLGAKRGVLFKNATALETAARIDTVVMDKTGTLTKGEPEVTDVIADSIGEDELLALVAAVERESEHPLAGAIVRYAADREIPQLALTGFRSVPGHGATADVAGRRIAVGNRKLMAAENIDVGSVIDRRDELASTGRTAVLVAVDGRGAGVIALADAARETSAAAVSALHELGVEVVMLSGDNQATAQRIAGQLGIDTVIAEVLPGDKATKIAELQRSGKKVAMVGDGVNDAPALAQADLGIAIGAGTDVAIETADLVLMRSDPLDVPIALRIGRGTLRKMRQNLGWAVGYNVIALPIAAGVFEPSLGLVLRPEIAALSMSGSSLIVAVNALMLKRLKLPTPPEPHPTPVRPAPEPSPVGSP, from the coding sequence ATGACAGACCAGCCGAAAGATCGAAGCACGGCGGTGCTCGACGTGCGGGGAATGCAGTGGGCGTCGCAACAAAACCGGATCACCGCCGTGCTGGGCCGCCGCCCGGGCGTGCTCCAAGTGGACGCCAACGCGGTGGCGCAGACCGCCACCGTCGTGTTCGACCCGCGGGTGACCTCGCTGGCGCAGCTGCGCGATTGGGTGCGCGACTGCGGGTACCACTGCGCCGGACAGTCGGTGCCCCACCATGTGTGCGACCCGATGGACGAGCCGGACCCACCCCCCACCCGCGCCCACCCCACAGGCCAGGCCGGCCACGACCACGCGGTGGCGGTCGCCGACGGCCACACCGGACACGAAGCCCAGGCGGGCACGGACGCGGTGCGAGCCCCGCAGGAAATGATGGGGCACGGCGGACACGCTGGGGCGTCGATGGACGACATGGTGCGCGACATGCGGAACCGTTTCCTGGTGGCCGCGGTGTTGTCGATCCCGATCCTGTTGTGGTCGCCGATCGGACGCGACGTCCTCGGATTCACGACGGCGGCACCGTTCGGGCTGCGCGACGACGTCTTTTCGCTGCTGCTGTCGATCCCGGTGGTCTTCTACTCGGCCTGGATCTTCTTCGACGGCGCCTACCGGGCACTCAAGGCGCGGACCCTGGACATGATGGTGCTGGTCGCGGTGGCCGTCGGCACCGGCTGGCTTTACAGCCTCGTCATCACCGTCACCGGCGGCGGCGAGGTGTTCTACGAGGCCGCCACCGTGCTGACCGCGTTTGTGCTGCTAGGGCACTGGTTCGAGATGCGGGCCCGCGGCGGCGCCAACGACGCCATCCGCACCCTGCTGGAGCTGGCGCCGCCGATGGCGGTGGTCTTGCGCGACGGCGAACCGACCGAGATCCCCACCGCCGAGGTCGTGGTCGGGGACCTGCTGCTCATCCGGCCGGGCGGAAAGATCCCGGTTGACGGCACGGTCGAGGAAGGCAACTCCGAAATCGATGAGTCCATGGTCACCGGCGAGAGCCTGCCGGTAACCAAAGCGCCCGGCTCGGCGGTGATCGGCGCGTCGATCAACACCACCGGCACCCTGCGGGTGCGTGCCACCAAGGTCGGCTCCGACACCGTCCTCGCCCAGATCGTGGCCATGGTGCAGGAGGCCCAGAATTCGAAGGCCCCCGGGCAGCGGCTGGCCGACCGGGCCGCGTTCTGGCTGGTATTTGTCGCGCTGATCGGCGGCACCGGCACCTTCCTGGTGTGGCTACTGGCGGGTGAAAGCGTGCAGATGGCACTGCTGTTCGCGATCACCGTGGTGGTCATCACCTGCCCCGACGCGCTGGGCCTGGCCACCCCGACCGCGATCATGGTCGGCACCGGGCTAGGCGCCAAACGCGGGGTGCTGTTCAAGAACGCCACCGCGCTGGAAACCGCGGCGCGCATCGACACCGTGGTGATGGATAAGACCGGCACCCTGACCAAGGGCGAACCCGAGGTCACCGACGTGATCGCCGACAGCATCGGCGAGGACGAGCTCCTGGCGCTGGTCGCCGCCGTCGAACGCGAATCCGAGCATCCGTTGGCCGGCGCGATCGTGCGCTACGCCGCCGATCGCGAGATTCCCCAGCTGGCGTTGACCGGCTTTCGCAGCGTGCCCGGGCACGGCGCCACCGCCGACGTGGCAGGCCGCCGAATCGCGGTCGGCAACCGCAAGCTCATGGCCGCCGAAAACATCGACGTCGGTTCGGTGATCGATCGGCGAGACGAGCTGGCCTCGACCGGCCGGACCGCGGTGCTGGTGGCCGTCGACGGGCGCGGGGCCGGGGTGATCGCCTTGGCCGACGCCGCCCGGGAAACCTCCGCGGCCGCGGTGTCCGCGCTGCACGAGTTGGGCGTCGAGGTGGTCATGCTCAGCGGCGACAACCAGGCCACCGCCCAGCGGATCGCCGGTCAGCTGGGCATCGACACCGTCATCGCCGAAGTGTTGCCCGGCGACAAGGCCACCAAGATCGCCGAACTGCAGCGGTCGGGCAAGAAGGTCGCCATGGTCGGTGACGGCGTCAACGACGCCCCCGCCCTGGCGCAAGCCGACCTGGGCATCGCGATCGGCGCCGGCACCGACGTCGCGATCGAAACCGCCGACCTGGTCCTGATGCGCTCGGACCCGCTCGACGTGCCCATCGCGCTGCGCATCGGACGGGGCACCCTGCGCAAGATGCGGCAAAACCTGGGATGGGCGGTCGGCTACAACGTCATCGCCCTGCCGATTGCCGCAGGCGTCTTCGAACCCTCACTGGGACTGGTGCTTCGCCCGGAGATCGCCGCCCTCTCCATGTCAGGCTCCAGCCTCATCGTGGCGGTCAACGCGCTGATGCTCAAACGACTCAAGCTGCCCACCCCGCCCGAACCCCACCCCACCCCGGTGCGTCCGGCACCCGAGCCGTCGCCGGTCGGCTCTCCATAG
- a CDS encoding MFS transporter: MNVATHGLGPSAVGDRRWWVLAAVAVASFLVLLDDTAVAIALPSIGRQLGLGLTGLEWVINIYTVSFAVLTLAGGLLTDRFGARPVFLVGVAAFTIVSVLAGFSSTGAMLLGMRAAQGSAAALIAPSALTLLITSFPGARRAVALGVWSGVGATALAVGPLLGALLTDAFGWRSIFFLNLPLGVAMLILARAALPRPAPAQRPLRAPVDVVGLITSAIALFALVLALTQASSSGWTSPRLWAMLAIAAASAAIFVVAERRSAAPLVDLSLFRIPNVAAANVLALLNLAVMCSVFFFLSLYLQLVIGFSPTRAGLVLLPMTVLIAVLAPLAGWLVSHVGARVLIGAGMVLAAAGLVLLAGVDPGWGMRQLLPGLLIEGIGLGLATTPITTAAIQQVPDERSGIASATLNVFRMVGLSLGVAVMGAVVAAHWPGDLAQSAVDATAFTTGIAMGFWVNAVLAVVAAVLAILAIRAPSRAASTDLSNSR; the protein is encoded by the coding sequence ATGAACGTAGCGACCCACGGGTTAGGGCCCTCTGCGGTGGGGGATCGGCGGTGGTGGGTGCTGGCCGCGGTGGCGGTCGCATCGTTTCTGGTTCTCCTCGACGACACCGCCGTGGCGATCGCGCTGCCGTCGATCGGTCGACAGCTCGGTCTCGGGCTGACGGGGCTGGAATGGGTGATCAACATCTACACGGTGTCCTTCGCCGTGCTCACCCTGGCCGGTGGCCTGCTGACCGACCGGTTCGGTGCGCGGCCGGTATTCCTGGTCGGCGTGGCGGCCTTCACCATCGTCTCGGTGCTGGCCGGATTCTCCTCGACGGGCGCGATGCTGCTCGGAATGCGCGCCGCCCAAGGCAGCGCAGCGGCGCTGATCGCGCCGTCCGCGCTGACGCTGCTCATCACGTCATTCCCCGGGGCGCGGCGAGCCGTCGCGTTGGGCGTGTGGTCCGGCGTCGGGGCCACCGCACTGGCAGTCGGCCCGCTGCTGGGGGCGCTGCTGACCGACGCGTTCGGCTGGCGGTCGATCTTCTTTCTCAACCTCCCGCTTGGGGTGGCGATGTTGATCCTGGCCCGCGCCGCGTTGCCCAGGCCGGCGCCCGCTCAGCGGCCGCTGCGTGCACCGGTTGATGTGGTTGGGCTCATCACGTCCGCGATCGCCCTGTTCGCGCTGGTGCTCGCGCTGACGCAAGCCAGCAGCTCCGGGTGGACTTCGCCGCGGCTGTGGGCGATGCTGGCGATCGCCGCGGCTAGCGCGGCGATCTTCGTGGTGGCGGAGCGGCGGTCGGCTGCGCCGTTGGTGGATCTGTCGCTGTTCCGCATCCCCAACGTCGCGGCAGCCAACGTGCTGGCGTTGCTGAACCTCGCCGTCATGTGCAGTGTGTTCTTCTTTCTCTCGCTGTACCTGCAACTGGTCATCGGGTTCTCGCCGACGCGCGCCGGCCTGGTGTTGCTGCCCATGACCGTGTTGATCGCGGTCCTGGCGCCGCTGGCCGGCTGGCTGGTATCGCACGTCGGCGCGCGCGTCCTCATCGGTGCGGGCATGGTGCTGGCGGCGGCCGGGCTGGTGCTACTGGCTGGCGTCGATCCCGGGTGGGGTATGCGGCAGCTGCTGCCGGGACTGCTCATCGAAGGCATAGGGCTCGGGTTGGCCACGACCCCGATCACCACCGCCGCGATCCAGCAGGTGCCCGACGAGCGCTCCGGCATCGCCAGCGCGACACTGAACGTCTTCCGGATGGTGGGGCTTTCGCTGGGCGTCGCGGTGATGGGGGCGGTGGTGGCCGCCCACTGGCCGGGCGACCTGGCCCAATCGGCCGTCGACGCCACCGCCTTCACGACCGGCATCGCCATGGGTTTCTGGGTCAACGCCGTCCTGGCGGTCGTGGCCGCCGTCCTCGCCATCCTCGCGATCCGCGCGCCGAGCCGAGCCGCATCCACCGATCTATCGAATTCCCGATGA
- a CDS encoding metal-sensitive transcriptional regulator, producing the protein MDATAPGYVDSKDSYAKRLRRIEGQVRGLARMVEEDTYCIDVLTQISAATKALESVALMLLEEHLTHCVSDAVQAGGDVAEQKINEASAAIARLVRS; encoded by the coding sequence ATGGACGCCACGGCACCGGGTTATGTGGACTCCAAGGATTCCTACGCTAAGCGGCTGCGCCGGATCGAGGGTCAGGTGCGTGGTCTGGCGCGGATGGTCGAGGAAGACACCTACTGCATCGATGTGCTGACCCAGATCTCGGCCGCGACCAAAGCACTCGAATCGGTGGCGTTGATGCTGCTCGAGGAGCATCTCACCCACTGCGTGAGCGATGCCGTCCAGGCAGGCGGGGACGTGGCGGAGCAAAAGATCAACGAAGCCTCCGCGGCCATCGCGCGTCTCGTGCGCTCCTGA
- a CDS encoding heavy-metal-associated domain-containing protein encodes MSTTTTISYPVTGMTCGHCVGAVTEELTALPGVTALSVDLVAGGTSTVTITSDTAIGDDQVAAALAEAGDYRLATA; translated from the coding sequence ATGAGCACCACTACCACCATCAGCTACCCCGTGACCGGAATGACCTGCGGTCACTGCGTCGGGGCGGTCACCGAAGAACTCACCGCGCTGCCCGGCGTCACCGCTCTCAGCGTGGACCTGGTCGCCGGGGGCACCTCAACCGTCACCATCACCAGCGACACCGCGATCGGCGACGACCAGGTCGCCGCCGCTCTCGCCGAGGCCGGCGACTACCGCCTGGCCACCGCCTGA
- a CDS encoding heavy metal translocating P-type ATPase: MSTTDHAAELNHPRSIELSIGGMTCASCAARIEKKLNKLDGVSASVNYATEKAKVTFVDSVAPDDLVATVEATGYTATLPPPPDAAPEETAAPSEPDEAVAWRQRLMVSAVLTVPVVLLSMIPALQFDNWQWLTLTLASPVVVWGALPFHRAAWTNLRHGAATMDTLISVGVTAAYLWSLWALFFTHAGMTGMTMTFDLLATGSAEPHIYLEVASAVTTFILAGRYFEARAKRQSGAALRALLDLGAKDVAVLRDGSTETRIPISQLAVGDQFVIRPGEKIATDGVVVSGTSAVDASMLTGEPVPVEVGPGDSVVGATVNAGGRIVARATRVGADTQLAQMARLVTEAQNGKAPVQRLADRVSAVFVPIVIGLALLTLAAWLLTGNSVTAAFTAAVAVLIIACPCALGLATPTALLVGTGRGAQLGILIKGPQILESTRRIDTIVLDKTGTITTGRMTVASVHAAGGESEAETLRLAGALEHASEHPIAQAIAAHAAAQGSLPGVENFENHGGRGVSGVVEGHAIVAGRYSWLREQWALRAPESLQLVVDDAETAGRTPVWIAWDGQIRAVIVVSDTVKDTSAEAIDELRALGLRPVLLTGDNHRAAQTVANQVGIDEVVAEVLPADKVDVIKKLQDEGRVVAMVGDGVNDAAALAQADLGLAMGTGTDVAIEASDLTLVRGDLRAAPDAIRLARATLRTIKGNLFWAFAYNVAALPLAAVGLLNPLIAGAAMAFSSVFVVSNSLRLRRFTPSR, encoded by the coding sequence ATGAGCACCACCGATCACGCCGCCGAGCTCAACCATCCCCGCAGCATCGAGCTGTCGATCGGCGGGATGACTTGCGCCTCGTGCGCCGCCCGGATCGAGAAGAAGCTCAACAAGCTCGACGGGGTCAGCGCCAGCGTCAACTACGCCACCGAAAAGGCCAAGGTCACCTTCGTCGACTCGGTGGCCCCCGACGATCTCGTCGCGACGGTGGAGGCGACCGGCTACACCGCCACCCTTCCCCCACCGCCCGACGCGGCGCCGGAGGAAACGGCTGCCCCATCGGAACCGGACGAGGCTGTGGCCTGGCGCCAGCGGCTGATGGTGTCGGCGGTGCTGACCGTGCCGGTCGTGTTGCTGTCGATGATCCCGGCGCTGCAGTTCGACAACTGGCAGTGGCTGACCCTGACACTGGCTTCACCCGTGGTGGTGTGGGGCGCACTGCCATTCCATCGCGCCGCCTGGACAAACCTTCGGCACGGCGCCGCCACGATGGACACCCTGATCTCCGTCGGAGTCACGGCCGCATACCTGTGGTCGCTGTGGGCGCTGTTCTTCACCCACGCCGGCATGACCGGCATGACAATGACCTTCGACCTGCTGGCCACCGGCAGCGCCGAACCGCACATCTACCTCGAAGTCGCCTCCGCGGTGACCACCTTCATCCTCGCCGGCCGTTACTTCGAGGCCCGCGCGAAGCGGCAATCCGGCGCGGCGCTGCGCGCACTGCTGGACTTGGGCGCGAAGGACGTCGCGGTGCTGCGCGACGGATCGACCGAGACCCGCATCCCGATCAGCCAACTCGCCGTCGGCGACCAGTTCGTCATCCGACCCGGCGAGAAGATCGCCACCGACGGCGTCGTCGTCTCGGGCACCTCCGCGGTCGACGCGTCGATGCTCACCGGCGAACCGGTACCCGTCGAGGTCGGGCCGGGCGACAGCGTCGTCGGCGCCACCGTGAACGCGGGCGGCCGGATCGTCGCGCGCGCCACCCGCGTGGGAGCCGACACCCAACTCGCGCAGATGGCACGCTTGGTCACCGAGGCGCAAAACGGCAAGGCGCCGGTGCAACGCCTCGCCGACCGGGTCTCGGCGGTGTTCGTCCCCATCGTCATCGGGCTCGCGCTGCTCACCCTCGCCGCCTGGCTGCTGACCGGAAACTCGGTGACCGCCGCATTCACCGCCGCGGTCGCGGTGCTGATCATCGCGTGCCCGTGCGCCCTGGGTCTGGCGACACCGACCGCCCTGCTCGTCGGCACCGGCCGCGGCGCCCAGCTCGGAATCCTGATCAAGGGCCCGCAGATCCTCGAATCGACCCGCCGCATCGACACGATCGTGCTGGACAAGACCGGCACCATCACCACCGGCCGGATGACCGTCGCCTCGGTGCACGCCGCTGGCGGCGAATCCGAGGCCGAAACCCTGCGACTGGCGGGCGCGCTCGAACACGCCTCCGAACACCCGATCGCCCAAGCCATCGCCGCGCACGCCGCGGCGCAAGGCTCGCTACCGGGCGTCGAAAACTTCGAAAACCATGGCGGCCGCGGCGTTTCCGGTGTCGTCGAGGGCCACGCCATCGTCGCCGGCCGGTATAGCTGGCTGCGCGAGCAGTGGGCGCTGAGGGCCCCCGAATCGCTGCAACTCGTCGTCGACGACGCCGAAACGGCGGGCCGCACCCCCGTATGGATCGCCTGGGACGGCCAGATCCGCGCGGTGATCGTCGTCTCCGACACCGTCAAAGACACCTCGGCGGAGGCGATCGACGAACTGCGCGCGCTCGGACTGCGCCCTGTGCTGCTCACCGGGGACAACCACCGCGCCGCCCAGACGGTTGCGAACCAGGTCGGCATCGACGAGGTCGTGGCCGAGGTGCTGCCCGCCGACAAGGTCGACGTCATCAAGAAACTCCAGGATGAGGGACGGGTCGTGGCGATGGTCGGCGACGGCGTCAACGATGCGGCCGCGCTGGCCCAGGCCGACCTCGGCCTGGCCATGGGCACCGGCACCGACGTCGCGATCGAGGCCTCCGACCTGACCCTGGTACGCGGTGACCTGCGCGCCGCGCCTGATGCGATCCGCCTGGCCCGCGCCACCCTCCGCACCATCAAGGGCAACCTGTTCTGGGCGTTCGCCTACAACGTCGCAGCACTCCCGTTGGCCGCCGTCGGGCTGCTCAACCCGCTGATCGCCGGCGCCGCCATGGCCTTCAGCTCCGTGTTCGTGGTGAGCAACAGCCTGCGACTGCGCCGATTCACGCCTAGTCGGTAG
- a CDS encoding class I SAM-dependent methyltransferase, whose protein sequence is MKLNKIERAAMNNPVRAAHQHHREAAWFRRLAGGALTGQDVLEVGCGRGVGAQVIMDRLGATNVTAFDLDESMVELARKRLHGRPVSLSVGDVCEIGEPAGGVDTVVDFGIIHHVPDWQQAVAEIARVLRPGGLLLFEEVPRRVLDSWALRTFTEHPRDNRFEADEFAAELARHGLHGTGHIEDHLAGMVFVGAARKL, encoded by the coding sequence ATGAAGCTCAATAAGATCGAGCGGGCCGCAATGAACAATCCGGTGCGGGCCGCGCACCAGCACCACCGGGAGGCGGCGTGGTTTCGGCGGCTGGCCGGCGGCGCGTTGACGGGCCAGGACGTGCTCGAGGTCGGCTGCGGTCGCGGGGTGGGCGCGCAGGTGATCATGGACAGGCTGGGCGCCACCAATGTCACCGCCTTCGACCTCGACGAATCGATGGTGGAGCTGGCACGCAAACGACTGCACGGGCGACCGGTGTCGCTATCGGTGGGCGACGTCTGCGAAATCGGGGAGCCGGCCGGCGGCGTCGACACGGTCGTGGATTTCGGCATCATCCACCACGTACCTGACTGGCAGCAGGCCGTCGCCGAGATCGCTCGAGTGCTACGGCCCGGCGGACTGCTCTTGTTCGAGGAAGTCCCGCGCCGCGTGCTCGACAGCTGGGCGTTACGTACGTTCACCGAGCACCCACGCGACAACCGTTTCGAGGCCGACGAATTCGCCGCCGAATTAGCTCGCCACGGGCTGCACGGAACGGGACATATCGAAGACCACCTCGCCGGGATGGTGTTCGTCGGGGCGGCGCGCAAGCTCTGA
- a CDS encoding site-specific integrase, with the protein MLVVLSSALDDAMREGLVARNVARLVKRPGVEHHEMASWTPEQAGQFREHLRDERLMACWLLTLAGLRRSEVLGLRWSDVDFDAGTVAVAQGRVVVEGQGTMTGDPKSKRSRRALPMPADVLSALRALKVQQASERLALGDQYPDTGLVAVNEDGYPIRPETYSTELARLATAAGVPTIRLHDVRHTAATMLLDGGTTPSATAKWLGHDPAITLRVYWGSP; encoded by the coding sequence ATGCTCGTCGTGTTGTCGTCAGCCCTCGATGACGCCATGAGGGAGGGACTGGTGGCCCGTAACGTCGCCCGTTTGGTCAAGCGCCCAGGGGTCGAGCACCACGAGATGGCCAGCTGGACGCCGGAACAGGCCGGCCAGTTCCGCGAGCATCTGCGCGACGAGCGGCTGATGGCCTGCTGGCTACTGACATTGGCAGGGCTGCGCCGGTCGGAAGTTCTCGGACTACGGTGGTCCGATGTCGACTTCGATGCCGGCACCGTCGCGGTCGCCCAGGGCCGCGTCGTAGTTGAGGGGCAGGGCACCATGACCGGCGATCCGAAGTCGAAACGGTCCCGGCGGGCGTTGCCGATGCCTGCCGACGTTCTCTCCGCGCTTCGGGCCCTTAAAGTCCAGCAGGCGAGCGAGCGGCTGGCTCTCGGCGACCAATACCCCGACACCGGCTTAGTCGCCGTCAACGAAGACGGCTACCCCATCCGGCCGGAGACCTACTCGACCGAATTAGCCCGGCTGGCGACAGCCGCTGGCGTGCCCACGATTCGCCTGCACGACGTCCGGCACACCGCTGCCACCATGCTCCTAGACGGTGGCACCACACCGTCGGCCACGGCCAAGTGGTTGGGCCACGACCCGGCGATCACGCTGCGGGTGTACTGGGGGTCCCCTTAG
- a CDS encoding recombinase family protein — MLVGYARCSTNAQDLTAQRDALTALGVKPNRIYVDHGLTGANRARPGLREALAACRSGDTLVVTKLDRLARSLTDARNIVAELTTAGVKLNIGGSVHDPTDPVGRLLFNVLAMIAEFESDLIRMRTREGMKVANAKGRLRGKQPKLKPAQEAHLVELWRAGKHTSAELAELFSVARSTVYRAVQRAGAPKPVRARRA, encoded by the coding sequence TTGCTGGTCGGGTACGCCCGATGCTCGACCAACGCCCAGGATCTCACCGCCCAGCGCGACGCCCTGACCGCGCTCGGTGTGAAGCCGAATCGGATCTACGTCGACCACGGTCTGACCGGCGCCAACCGGGCTCGTCCTGGGCTGCGCGAGGCGCTGGCCGCCTGCCGTTCGGGCGACACCCTGGTGGTCACCAAGCTGGATCGGCTCGCCCGCTCCCTGACCGATGCCCGCAACATCGTCGCGGAACTCACTACCGCCGGAGTCAAGCTGAACATCGGCGGCTCGGTACACGACCCGACCGACCCGGTCGGGCGGCTACTGTTCAACGTCCTTGCAATGATCGCTGAGTTTGAATCGGACTTGATCAGGATGCGCACGAGGGAGGGCATGAAAGTCGCCAACGCCAAGGGCCGGCTGCGCGGCAAGCAACCCAAGCTCAAACCCGCCCAGGAGGCGCACCTCGTCGAGCTGTGGCGCGCCGGAAAACACACCAGCGCCGAGCTCGCTGAGCTGTTCTCCGTCGCCCGCTCCACCGTCTACCGGGCCGTGCAGAGAGCTGGCGCGCCAAAACCAGTCCGGGCCCGTCGAGCGTGA
- a CDS encoding multicopper oxidase domain-containing protein has protein sequence MTPAPVSRRRAMVLGGLGAAAVAAGTAGWIASGGGAATGGGFAPADTGAELTQPPLRDSRDGRLQVEITAAAGVQVAGRKTHALNYNATSPGPTLRVRPGDELAVRLTNRLEEPTNLHTHGLRVSPLGNSDNPFLAVDPGTSFDYLFRVPPDHPTGTFWYHPHHHGVVANQIFGGLAGALLVVEHPPGQAPEFSVTADRVLLVTDINLQSNGAVAEPSAYGTAGGATQMPEHPAELTAGQSHNTRPK, from the coding sequence ATGACACCCGCTCCGGTCAGTCGCCGCCGCGCGATGGTGCTGGGTGGGCTCGGTGCGGCCGCCGTCGCTGCCGGTACGGCCGGCTGGATCGCCAGCGGTGGGGGCGCCGCAACGGGCGGCGGGTTCGCCCCGGCCGATACCGGCGCTGAGCTGACCCAGCCGCCGCTGCGGGACAGCCGCGACGGGCGCCTGCAGGTTGAGATCACCGCCGCTGCGGGAGTACAGGTGGCCGGGCGGAAGACGCACGCGTTGAATTACAACGCCACCTCCCCTGGGCCAACGCTGCGGGTCCGGCCCGGCGATGAGCTGGCGGTGCGCCTGACCAATCGCCTGGAGGAGCCCACCAATTTGCACACCCATGGGCTGCGGGTGTCCCCGCTCGGCAACAGCGATAACCCGTTCCTGGCCGTCGACCCGGGCACGTCGTTCGACTACCTGTTTCGGGTTCCGCCCGATCATCCGACTGGCACCTTTTGGTATCACCCACACCACCACGGCGTAGTGGCCAACCAGATCTTCGGCGGGCTGGCCGGCGCGCTGCTGGTGGTCGAGCACCCGCCCGGGCAGGCACCCGAGTTTTCTGTGACCGCCGACCGGGTGCTGCTGGTCACCGACATCAACCTGCAGAGCAACGGCGCCGTCGCTGAACCCAGCGCCTACGGGACGGCCGGCGGAGCAACCCAGATGCCTGAACACCCTGCTGAACTCACGGCCGGACAATCCCATAACACCCGCCCGAAATAA
- a CDS encoding SHOCT domain-containing protein has translation MGGAGMGGWWVVWPLLVLMGVLLLGYLVYRLAASRSGGQSPGGVSSARRILDERYARGEIDDQEYRQRRSELG, from the coding sequence ATGGGTGGCGCTGGAATGGGCGGTTGGTGGGTTGTGTGGCCGCTACTGGTGTTGATGGGGGTGCTGCTGCTGGGATACCTCGTATACCGGCTCGCCGCTAGCCGAAGCGGCGGCCAGTCCCCGGGCGGCGTGAGTTCGGCGCGTCGGATCCTCGATGAGCGCTACGCCCGCGGGGAGATCGACGACCAGGAGTACCGGCAGCGCCGCAGCGAGCTGGGATGA